In Leptospira bourretii, the genomic window GGCACTGGAAGAATTTATACAAAATCATTCAAAGGAAAAAATTACGGAAAAACTAAACGAAGTTTACGCTAAGAATTTATATGATTCCGATAAACAAATTTCGAATATTTCAGTCTCCACTCTGAGAAAAAGTCTTAAAAATGACGCGTGGTGAAATATGGTGGGTCGATTTAGGAATCCCTTTTGGAAGCGAACCAGGTTATAAACGACCTGTTCTAATA contains:
- a CDS encoding ChpI protein, whose amino-acid sequence is MKTAISIPDDLFVSAENTAKKLGIPRSQLFAKALEEFIQNHSKEKITEKLNEVYAKNLYDSDKQISNISVSTLRKSLKNDAW